A segment of the bacterium genome:
GCGGCCGTGCCGCTGGAGACGGCCCGGATCTCGTAGCCTTCCTTGGCCAGCATGATCGACAGGAAACGGATCATGCTCTCTTCGTCGTCGACGAGCAGGATGCGCGGCTGGGCCATTGGTGCAGCTCCCTCGCTTGGTGTCTAGACTGCGGTTTCAGTCGCCTGGACCACGCCCTCGGGCAGGTCCTCTTCGCTGCGCGCGCGCGCCGGCAGGCGCAGCTCGAACACGCTTCCCGGCCCCGCTTCCTCCAGCAGCTCGAGCTGGCCGCCGTGCATCTCGACGATGCGGTGGGCGATCGCCAGGCCGAGCCCCGTGCCGCCAGCCTTCGTCGTGAAGAAAGGCTCGAAGAGCCGCCCGCGCGCCTCGGGCGGCACGCCGGGACCGTCGTCCCGGAACTGCACGCGCAGTTCCTCCCCGCCGCCGGCGCCCGCGGCGCCGCGCGCGCTCACCGTCAGGTGCCCCCGCCAGTCCACCGCCTCGCAGGCGTTCAGGAGCAGGTTGAGGCAGACCTGGCGCAGCATACCGGGGTCGGCTTCGATCACCGCCGGTGCGCCTTCGGTCTGGAGCGTCAGCTTCAGCTGCTCGTCCGCCTCCGGCCGCTGGCGGACCAGGCGCAAGGCCTCCTTGAGCAGCAGCGCCGGATCGAGTGGCTTGGGCTGGGGCCGCCGCTCGCGCGTGAAATCGAGGAAGTCCGTGATCAGCAGGTTCAGGCGGTCGCTCTCCTTGAGGATCAAGTCCATCAGGATCCGGTGCTCGCCCGCCAGCGGCAGGTCGGCGGCCAGCAGCTCCACGCTGCCGGCGATCGAGGCGAGCGGGTTGCGGATCTCGTGCGCAATCGACGCGGCCAGGGCGCCGACTGCAGCCAGGCGCTCCTGCTGACGCATCCGCGCCCGCAGCTTGCGGGCCTCCGTCAGGTCCTGGAAGACCGCCACGGCGCCGGCACCGCGGCCGCCACTGCCGGCCAGACAGCTCGTCGAGATGCCCAGCGGCAGAGTGCGACCGTCGGTGCGGGTCACGTCCAGGCTGCCTCTCGTCACGGTTCTCCCGTCTAGCGCCTCGCGCAGGAGGGCGGCGAGCCCGCGCTGGCCTTCGATCGGCCAGCGATCCACGTGCTGGCCGATCATGCCCCCGCGACCCATGCCGAGGATGCGGGTCGCCCCTTCGTTCCAGCGGCACACCGCGCCGGTCTCGTCGAGCCCGACGAGTCCGCTCGGGATGGCCGCGATGATGTCTTCGGCCGTCCGCGCCCCTTCCTGAAGCCGTCTTTCGCTGCGCTCGCGCCACCGCCGCTCCGCGCGGATGCCGGCCAGGGTCCAGCCCCCCGCTGCGCCCGCGAGGACGCCGAGGCCGAGCACGAGGCCCGGCGGCGCCCCGAGCAGGCCAGCGAGGGCGAGGAGGAAGACGGTCACGAGCGCCGCCCCCGCCCGCCAGGCCGGGTCGATGCCTCCCCACTCCGCGTCGGGGCTCGCCACGCCGCGCCTCCTATCCGCCCGAGACCACGCTGATCAGCTTGAACATCGGCAGGTACATGGCGATCAGCATGCCGCCGACGATCAGGCCCATGATGACGATCATCACGGGCTCGATGACGGCGGTCAGCGAGTCGACCGCCGAGTCCACCTCGTCGTCGTAGAAATCGGCCAGCTTGCCGAGCATCTCGTCCAAGCGACCGGTCTCCTCGCCGACGCTGACCATCTGCGTCACCATCGGCGGAAAGGCGCCGGAGGCCCGCATCGGCTCGGCCAGGGTCGAGCCCCCGGTGACCGAGGTGCGGATCTGCTGAACGGCGTCGGAAACGACGCGGTTGCCGGCGGCGCGCGCCGTGACGTTGAGGCCGTCGAGCAGGGGCACGCCGCTGGAGAGCAGGGTGCCGAGCGTGCGCGCAAAGCGGCTGACGGAGCCCTTGCGCACGACCTGACCGATGACCGGAAAGCGCAGGAGGTAGCTGTCGATCCGCAGCGCGCCGCTCTCGGTGGCACGATAGCGCTTGAAGGCGATGAACCCGACGACGCCCAGCACGATCAGCACCCAGCCGTAGTGCTTCAAGAGGTCGCTCGCCCCCATCACGATGCGCGTGGGCAGCGGCAGCTCGCCGCCGAAGTCCGCGAACATCTGGGCGAAGCGCGGGATCAGGAAGAGGAGCATGAAGGCCGTTGCGCCCATGCTCACCCCGAAGACCACCATCGGGTAGGTCATGGCGCCCTTCACCTTGCGGATGAGGGCCTCCATCTTCTCGAGGTGCGTCGCCAGGCGCTCGAGGATCGTGTCGAGGATACCGCCCGTCTCGCCCGCCTCCACCATCGAGGTGAAGAGCTCGTTGAAGACGCCCGGGTGGTCGCGCAGGGCCTCGTTCAGGGTGGCGCCGCCCTCGATGCGCTGGGTGAC
Coding sequences within it:
- a CDS encoding PAS domain S-box protein; translation: MASPDAEWGGIDPAWRAGAALVTVFLLALAGLLGAPPGLVLGLGVLAGAAGGWTLAGIRAERRWRERSERRLQEGARTAEDIIAAIPSGLVGLDETGAVCRWNEGATRILGMGRGGMIGQHVDRWPIEGQRGLAALLREALDGRTVTRGSLDVTRTDGRTLPLGISTSCLAGSGGRGAGAVAVFQDLTEARKLRARMRQQERLAAVGALAASIAHEIRNPLASIAGSVELLAADLPLAGEHRILMDLILKESDRLNLLITDFLDFTRERRPQPKPLDPALLLKEALRLVRQRPEADEQLKLTLQTEGAPAVIEADPGMLRQVCLNLLLNACEAVDWRGHLTVSARGAAGAGGGEELRVQFRDDGPGVPPEARGRLFEPFFTTKAGGTGLGLAIAHRIVEMHGGQLELLEEAGPGSVFELRLPARARSEEDLPEGVVQATETAV
- a CDS encoding type II secretion system F family protein, whose product is MASFVWQGISLSGKRVSGVLEADSKADVLKNLRKQKIRITLVQEQTAKLGLFSKKKRIRVKDLALFTRQFATMISAGLPLIQCLEVLTQQMDNPELRVVVRRVTQRIEGGATLNEALRDHPGVFNELFTSMVEAGETGGILDTILERLATHLEKMEALIRKVKGAMTYPMVVFGVSMGATAFMLLFLIPRFAQMFADFGGELPLPTRIVMGASDLLKHYGWVLIVLGVVGFIAFKRYRATESGALRIDSYLLRFPVIGQVVRKGSVSRFARTLGTLLSSGVPLLDGLNVTARAAGNRVVSDAVQQIRTSVTGGSTLAEPMRASGAFPPMVTQMVSVGEETGRLDEMLGKLADFYDDEVDSAVDSLTAVIEPVMIVIMGLIVGGMLIAMYLPMFKLISVVSGG